A window of the Desulfobacula toluolica Tol2 genome harbors these coding sequences:
- the thiH gene encoding 2-iminoacetate synthase ThiH — protein MSFMKLINRFESFDYDGYFKTVTKTDIQKSLNRDILEPYDLLNLLSEPAQEFLEEMAQKAQQLTRQYFGRTIGIYAPMYISDYCSNHCTYCGFNCATQFKRTKLSLSEIEQESKAISDLGIRHILILTGEAPAKTPMSYLEDAIGILKKYFSSIAIEIFPMDEDQYRILKNAGADSLTVYQETYDQDLYKKVHLKGKKTDYKYRLLTPERGAAAGFRAVNIGPLFGLGDPSPEAFLTGLHAKYLEQEFPDVEVSLSLPRMRQATGAIKPKNILSDSRFVQFMLAWRLFMPRAGINISTRESADFRDKIIHLGVTRYSAGSKTDVGGYSLESNDATVQFDITDTRNVAQTIEMIKQKGYQPVFKDWEIF, from the coding sequence ATGTCTTTTATGAAATTGATAAACAGGTTTGAATCTTTTGATTATGACGGATATTTCAAAACCGTTACAAAAACAGATATTCAAAAATCTTTGAACCGTGATATTCTTGAGCCTTACGATCTTCTCAACCTTTTATCCGAACCGGCCCAGGAATTTTTAGAAGAAATGGCTCAAAAGGCGCAGCAACTGACCCGCCAGTATTTTGGCAGGACCATCGGGATTTATGCGCCCATGTATATTTCCGACTATTGCTCCAATCACTGTACCTATTGCGGATTTAACTGTGCAACCCAGTTTAAAAGAACCAAACTCTCCCTTTCGGAAATTGAACAGGAATCAAAGGCAATTTCAGACCTGGGTATCCGGCATATCCTTATTTTAACAGGAGAAGCACCTGCTAAAACACCCATGTCTTATCTTGAAGATGCGATAGGGATCTTGAAAAAATATTTTTCATCCATTGCCATTGAAATCTTTCCCATGGATGAAGACCAGTATCGCATCCTGAAAAACGCAGGTGCTGATTCTTTGACCGTGTATCAGGAAACATATGATCAAGATCTTTATAAAAAGGTACATCTGAAAGGAAAAAAAACAGACTATAAATACCGGTTATTAACCCCTGAAAGGGGTGCTGCCGCAGGATTCAGAGCCGTAAATATCGGGCCTTTGTTCGGTCTTGGAGACCCTTCACCAGAAGCCTTTTTGACCGGCCTTCATGCCAAATACCTGGAGCAGGAGTTCCCTGATGTGGAGGTCTCCTTGTCCCTTCCCAGGATGAGACAGGCAACCGGTGCGATCAAACCCAAAAACATATTGTCCGACAGCCGGTTTGTCCAGTTCATGCTGGCCTGGAGGCTGTTCATGCCAAGAGCCGGGATCAACATCTCCACAAGAGAGTCTGCCGATTTCAGAGACAAAATCATTCACCTGGGTGTCACACGGTATTCTGCAGGATCAAAAACCGATGTGGGCGGCTATTCATTAGAATCCAATGATGCAACTGTCCAGTTTGATATAACCGATACCAGGAACGTGGCCCAAACAATTGAAATGATCAAGCAAAAAGGGTATCAACCTGTTTTCAAAGACTGGGAGATCTTCTGA
- a CDS encoding thiazole synthase, with protein MTDIKNDRLMLGDIEFTSRLITGTGKFSSRDFIAPMLEASGSQMITVALRRVDPTAKDENILTYIPDSVTLLPNTSGARTASEAVRIAKIAREAGYGKFIKIEVITDMQYLMPDNHETLLATQILAKEGFIVLPYMMPDITVTKQLYDAGAAAVMPLGSPIGTNRGLEMKPMIKRIIETSKIPVVVDAGIGRPSQAAEAMEMGADAVLVNTAIATSNDPVLAGKAFSFAVKAGRMAYLSRLADKQAYAQASSPLTGFLRE; from the coding sequence ATGACGGACATTAAAAATGACAGGCTCATGCTGGGCGACATTGAATTTACAAGCCGTCTGATTACCGGAACAGGCAAATTTTCATCCAGGGATTTTATCGCTCCCATGCTTGAGGCCAGCGGGTCACAGATGATCACGGTTGCCCTCAGACGGGTGGACCCCACAGCGAAAGATGAAAACATATTAACGTATATTCCTGATTCAGTCACTTTGCTGCCCAATACTTCAGGAGCCAGAACCGCATCCGAAGCAGTCCGTATTGCAAAGATCGCCAGGGAAGCCGGATATGGAAAATTCATTAAAATAGAAGTGATCACGGATATGCAATACCTTATGCCGGACAATCACGAAACGCTTTTGGCAACACAGATTCTGGCAAAAGAGGGGTTTATTGTCCTTCCTTATATGATGCCGGATATTACCGTGACCAAACAATTGTATGATGCCGGGGCTGCGGCGGTAATGCCCCTTGGTTCCCCCATCGGCACCAACCGTGGACTTGAAATGAAACCCATGATCAAGCGAATTATTGAAACCAGTAAAATCCCCGTGGTTGTGGATGCCGGTATCGGCAGACCGTCCCAGGCAGCGGAAGCCATGGAAATGGGTGCGGATGCAGTGCTTGTCAATACCGCCATTGCCACCAGCAATGATCCGGTCCTGGCGGGCAAAGCATTTTCCTTTGCCGTAAAAGCGGGCAGGATGGCCTATCTTTCCCGCCTGGCGGACAAACAAGCGTATGCCCAGGCGTCTTCGCCCCTGACCGGATTTTTAAGGGAGTGA
- the thiS gene encoding sulfur carrier protein ThiS, whose product MEINLNGKKLTSNSLTLMDLVLEQGFKPESLIAEVNFEVVRQETWKHVSLSDGDTIELLSFVGGG is encoded by the coding sequence ATGGAAATAAACCTGAACGGAAAAAAATTGACGTCAAACAGCCTGACCCTTATGGATCTTGTCCTGGAGCAAGGGTTTAAGCCAGAGTCCCTGATTGCTGAAGTCAATTTTGAAGTGGTCCGGCAGGAAACCTGGAAGCATGTCTCCCTCTCTGATGGAGACACTATTGAATTATTAAGTTTTGTGGGAGGCGGATAA
- the rpmB gene encoding 50S ribosomal protein L28 — MSKVCAICGKKPMVGNNVSHAHNLNKRRFNPNLQRVRAVIKQGCVRKIDVCTSCIKAGKVTKAA, encoded by the coding sequence ATGTCGAAAGTATGTGCAATTTGCGGAAAGAAACCAATGGTTGGCAACAATGTCAGTCACGCCCATAATTTGAATAAGAGAAGATTTAATCCAAACCTTCAAAGAGTTCGTGCTGTTATCAAGCAAGGTTGTGTCAGAAAAATAGATGTTTGCACAAGTTGCATTAAAGCAGGAAAAGTAACGAAAGCAGCATAA